Proteins found in one Microcella daejeonensis genomic segment:
- a CDS encoding proteasome assembly chaperone family protein, with protein sequence MRDPESLYRLLPGDDEVPRGLPLVAGLTGFSDAGGAVSQVSAYLLDELEHRDLAVFDNDELLDWRARRPVIVFDETRITEFRMPSLALRLAEDELGAPFLLLTGYEPDFHWEAFVAAVRSLIDRFEVSATTWIHAIPMPVPHTRPIGVTVSGSREDLIEALSIWRPRTQAPGNAMHLLEHRLHGSGHPVTGFVLLVPHYLADTEFPSAAVTALESLTAATGLLFPTDRLREEGREFLAKIDDQVEGNTELARLVGTLEERHDSYMEDNPLRSPLTDEDGELPSADSIAAELENFLAVRRATDDDREL encoded by the coding sequence ATGCGCGATCCCGAGAGCCTCTACCGCCTTCTGCCCGGCGATGACGAGGTCCCGCGCGGGCTGCCGCTCGTCGCGGGCCTGACCGGGTTCTCCGACGCGGGGGGCGCCGTCTCCCAGGTGTCCGCCTACCTCCTCGACGAGCTCGAGCACCGCGATCTCGCCGTCTTCGACAACGACGAGCTGCTGGACTGGCGCGCTCGTCGGCCCGTGATCGTCTTCGACGAGACCCGCATCACCGAGTTCCGCATGCCGTCACTGGCCCTGCGCCTGGCCGAGGACGAGCTCGGGGCGCCGTTCCTGCTGCTCACCGGCTACGAGCCCGACTTCCACTGGGAGGCCTTCGTCGCCGCCGTGCGGTCGCTCATCGATCGCTTCGAGGTCTCGGCGACGACGTGGATCCACGCCATCCCGATGCCGGTGCCGCACACGCGGCCGATCGGGGTGACCGTGAGCGGCAGCCGCGAGGACCTCATCGAGGCGCTCTCGATCTGGCGCCCGCGCACGCAGGCCCCCGGCAACGCGATGCACCTGCTCGAGCACCGGCTGCACGGCAGCGGGCATCCCGTCACCGGCTTCGTGCTGCTCGTGCCGCACTACCTCGCCGACACCGAGTTCCCCTCCGCCGCGGTGACCGCGCTCGAGAGCCTGACGGCCGCGACCGGTCTGCTGTTCCCGACCGACCGTCTGCGCGAGGAGGGCAGGGAGTTCCTCGCGAAGATCGACGACCAGGTCGAGGGCAACACCGAGCTCGCCCGCCTCGTCGGCACGCTCGAGGAGCGGCACGACTCCTACATGGAGGACAACCCGCTTCGCTCGCCGCTCACCGATGAGGACGGCGAGCTGCCCAGCGCCGACTCGATCGCCGCCGAGCTCGAGAACTTCCTCGCGGTTCGCCGCGCGACCGACGACGACCGCGAGCTCTGA
- a CDS encoding MFS transporter, producing the protein MDSRRAVVVLVIAGAAYITAILQRTSLSVAGVVATDRFSVDATALSSLAVLQLLVYALLQIPVGVLVDRFGPRALIGIGAIVMASGQIVLAVAPDIGIAVLGRILVGAGDAMTFISVLRLLGHWFSPRRLPVLSQWVGTLGQSGQLLSAVPLGAVLATAGWQPAFLGLASISVVVAAAVLLAVRDAPPGAERGRAATLRIALRQLRDALRRPGTRLAFWAHAVTGSPGTVLVMLWGFPALSVGLGYGPALASALLSIVVVAGALIGPVIGLLSARFPYRRSSIVLGIVAVMGAAWAVVLLWPDRPPLAAIVVLLVVIAVGGPGSLIGFDFARTFNPGPSQGAASGFVNVGGFSISVVLLLGIGLVLDALSPGAEPAALYAWENWRPAFALQFPVIAAALIPLLIARRRTRRRLQEEEGIAVAPLWVAIVRRRRARRSRKPVR; encoded by the coding sequence GTGGATTCGCGCCGGGCCGTCGTCGTGCTCGTCATCGCCGGCGCTGCCTACATCACGGCGATCCTGCAGCGCACCTCGCTCAGCGTCGCGGGGGTCGTCGCCACCGACAGGTTCTCGGTCGACGCGACCGCGCTCTCCTCGCTCGCGGTGCTGCAGCTGCTCGTCTACGCCCTGCTGCAGATCCCCGTGGGCGTGCTCGTCGATCGCTTCGGGCCGCGCGCGCTGATCGGCATCGGGGCGATCGTCATGGCGTCGGGGCAGATCGTGCTCGCCGTCGCCCCCGACATCGGCATCGCCGTGCTCGGCCGCATCCTCGTCGGCGCGGGCGATGCCATGACCTTCATCTCGGTGCTCCGTCTTCTCGGGCACTGGTTCTCGCCCCGCCGCCTCCCGGTGCTCTCGCAGTGGGTGGGCACCCTCGGGCAGAGCGGGCAGCTGCTCTCCGCCGTCCCGCTGGGCGCCGTCCTCGCGACCGCGGGGTGGCAGCCGGCCTTCCTCGGCCTGGCCTCGATCTCGGTGGTGGTCGCCGCGGCCGTCCTGCTCGCGGTCCGCGACGCCCCTCCCGGTGCGGAGCGCGGACGCGCGGCGACGCTGCGCATCGCGCTGCGGCAATTGCGGGATGCCCTCCGCCGGCCGGGCACGCGCCTCGCCTTCTGGGCTCACGCCGTGACCGGCTCGCCCGGCACCGTGCTCGTCATGCTCTGGGGCTTCCCGGCGCTCTCGGTCGGGCTCGGGTACGGGCCGGCACTCGCGTCGGCGCTGCTGAGCATCGTGGTGGTGGCCGGAGCGCTCATCGGCCCGGTGATCGGGCTCCTGTCGGCGCGGTTCCCCTACCGGCGCTCCAGCATCGTGCTCGGCATCGTCGCCGTCATGGGCGCGGCATGGGCGGTCGTGCTCCTCTGGCCCGACCGCCCGCCGCTCGCGGCGATCGTGGTGCTCCTCGTGGTGATCGCGGTGGGCGGCCCCGGGTCGCTCATCGGGTTCGACTTCGCCCGCACCTTCAACCCGGGGCCGAGCCAGGGGGCCGCCTCGGGGTTCGTCAACGTCGGCGGCTTCTCGATCTCGGTGGTGCTGCTCCTGGGCATCGGTCTCGTCCTCGACGCCCTGAGCCCCGGAGCCGAGCCCGCGGCGCTGTACGCGTGGGAGAACTGGCGGCCGGCCTTCGCGCTGCAGTTCCCCGTCATCGCCGCCGCGCTCATCCCGCTCCTCATCGCCCGGCGCCGGACGCGGCGGCGTCTGCAGGAGGAGGAGGGCATCGCGGTCGCCCCGCTCTGGGTGGCGATCGTGCGCCGCCGCCGTGCACGCCGCTCTCGCAAACCTGTGCGATAA